One window of the Eucalyptus grandis isolate ANBG69807.140 chromosome 8, ASM1654582v1, whole genome shotgun sequence genome contains the following:
- the LOC120287220 gene encoding B3 domain-containing transcription factor VRN1-like, whose amino-acid sequence MSQEEERVAANGRRACIFYRLMVDSLIHEKQLGIPKKFARKYGDELSDVVRLSASDSSIWLVELRKHGSRLWFHDGWQRFLEHHSIHSGHFLIFKYEGDSTFHVYVYNLTASWERNSHNPLGSKEFISSRPEPVADWEVFHQDKGVQVDEVELQIADESEPSVMRKDGGELPTVEASYGKSSRECNAAIIEARGMAIRAAHMYEPNNPFFQVIMRPSYVREKFLVNLPASFIGMHLKGDSRDITLQVSDGKKWRVRCLLFNGKGKISRGWREFVADNKLEIGDVCIFELLRREDIVLKVTIFRVPEIGVGAYCCASYSGGSSSMKLTFDSSQKSNGQRVQASPKKQGVQLLKELYKRSASESAECIYPSKALK is encoded by the exons ATGTCGCAGGAAGAGGAGAGGGTGGCTGCAAACGGAAGAAGGGCATGCATCTTTTACAGGTTGATGGTGGACTCCCTCATCCATGAGAAGCAGCTG GGGATTCCAAAAAAGTTTGCTCGGAAATATGGGGATGAACTTTCTGATGTCGTTAGGCTCTCCGCTTCTGATTCTAGTATCTGGCTAGTCGAGTTAAGAAAACATGGCAGCAGATTATGGTTCCATGATGGTTGGCAGAGATTCCTGGAACATCATTCCATTCATTCCGGTCACTTTCTGATTTTCAAGTACGAAGGGGACTCGACATTTCATGTTTACGTATATAATCTGACTGCTTCCTGGGAGAGGAATTCTCACAATCCTCTTGGTAGCAAAGAATTTATTTCGAGCAG GCCCGAGCCTGTAGCTGATTGGGAGGTCTTTCATCAGGATAAGGGGGTACAAGTCGACGAAGTTGAGCTCCAAA TTGCAGATGAAAGTGAGCCATCAGTGATGAGGAAAGATGGAGGTGAACTGCCTACTGTCGAGGCATCCTATGGAAAATCTTCAAGGGAGTGTAACGCTGCCATCATTGAGGCAAGAGGGATGGCTATCCGTGCAGCTCACATGTATGAGCCCAATAATCCGTTCTTCCAAGTAATCATGCGCCCATCTTATgtgagagagaaatttcttgtG AATCTGCCAGCCTCTTTCATTGGGATGCATCTAAAGGGGGACTCCAGAGACATCACTCTTCAGGTTTCTGATGGGAAGAAGTGGCGCGTGCGATGCCTTCTCTTCAATGGCAAAGGCAAGATAAGCAGAGGTTGGCGTGAGTTTGTGGCAGACAATAAGCTGGAGATAGGTGATGTCTGCATCTTCGAACTGCTTCGGAGAGAAGACATTGTGCTCAAAGTTACCATATTTCGGGTTCCTGAGATTGGGGTTGGGGCCTACTGTTGCGCATCCTATTCAGGAGGAAGCTCTTCGATGAAGCTGACTTTTGATAGTTCACAG AAGTCCAATGGGCAACGTGTTCAAGCTTCCCCAAAAAAGCAAGGTGTTCAACTCCTGAAAGAGCTGTATAAACGGTCTGCATCG GAGTCGGCTGAATGCATCTATCCTTCTAAGGCACTTAAGTAG
- the LOC104414411 gene encoding LOW QUALITY PROTEIN: uncharacterized protein LOC104414411 (The sequence of the model RefSeq protein was modified relative to this genomic sequence to represent the inferred CDS: deleted 1 base in 1 codon), whose translation METQQSWRMRFSFRNATLFVCFLNVVAALFLLQGFFTSSSASSRSARSNSAMLRYIKECEEIRLSMQPLELIRRVKEIQQEAYTEPEIVQPKQTAALDLSKRLNNFRSVNDNAANMKALEQWRKRKMERARQRELGRNGTAAFQA comes from the exons ATGGAGACGCAGCAGTCGTGGAGGATGAGGTTCTCCTTCAGGAACGCCACCCTCTTCGTCTGCTTCCTCAACGTCGTCGCTGCTCTCTTCTTGCTCCAGGGCTTCTTCACCTCTTCTTCCGCTTCCTCGCGATCCGCTCGATCTAATTCTG CCATGCTCCGGTATATAAAGGAATGTGAAGAAATT CGTCTTTCTATGCAGCCGTTGGAATTGATAAGAAGA GTGAAAGAAATTCAGCAAGAAGCTTATACTGAACCTGAAATAGTTCAGCCAAAGCAGACTGCTGCTCTTGATCTTTCCAAGCGGTTAAATAATTTCCGTTCAGTTAATGATAATGCTGCCAACATGAAAG CTCTGGAGCAGTGGCGTAAGAGGAAGATGGAGAGAGCAAGACAGCGAGAATTGGGAAGGAATGGAACTGCTGCCTTCCAAGCTTGA